DNA from Cryomorphaceae bacterium:
CCCAAATGAGAAGGGGAAGCTTCTCCCCGCTTTCGGGCTTGTAATCTGCGGGCAGGTACAGGGTTCCGCTGAGTTCTACACCGTCAACACGCTGGTAGTTGATGACTTCCTTGTGCACATTGTTCAGCGCTTCAAAAGGATTCTCGTAATACGTGAGTTGCTTCAGCGATCCATCCTCAAGATGCCGTACAAAGTAATTGGGGAACTCTGTGGGTGACTGAATTCTCACCAATAGTCTATTGCGGTCGTCCTGATAGAACCCCGTGAGGTTTTCTACTTTGTCGGTATAGTCACTTTGGTACAATCGGTTGGTTTCAAGGGTTTCCAGGTTCAGTGCATCCAGAAAGGGAAATTGTCCTTCGGGGGTGTGACCGGCCCCTGTGAGATAGGCTTGGTTGTCCTCAATAAAAAGCACATACCTTCCCCATTCGTTTCGCTTCATTTCAAAAGATCCGGGGTCTGCGTACACATCCTGGTAGTTGCGCTCAAAGACTTCACGCGGCAATTCCTCAGCGTTCGAAGGGTTGAAAAAGTAGGTAATGGTGTTGCGGGTGTCGTACCAGAAATCACTTACTACGGCCAGTTGGTCGCTGCCCCAAAGTACATTCTGAAAGCGCTGTTTGGTTTTCATCACCGGCACAGGCTCTCCATTGAAAGGAGCGTCCCATAAATAAAGTTCGTCTCTGAACGGCACGTCTTTAGCCATATCCCCTTCGTCAAGAGCCTCGGCAAAAAAGAGTTGTGCCGGCTCGTCGTTTCTCCAGGTCATGCTGCGCTTCCCCTCCCGCACGGAAGAAAATCCTTTGGGCATCACTTCAGATAAAGGCACTTCATTCACCACCTTCACCACACGGCCGCGCATATCATATACAGTAGTTGTTTGGGGAAATCGGTAGAATGGAACGATGTAGGAAAAAGGTCTGCTCAGTGTGGTAACCATCAGGTAGCGACCGTCGGGCGAAAAACTCGTTTGCCAATAAAGGTCGGCCTTCAGAAAGGGCTCCATGCTTCCGTTCAACGCAACTTTTTGCAGCTCTGCAGTAGCCAGGTTTTCAAAATTCCTTTCATCAATGGGGTTGCTCAGCAAATCCTGGTAGGTGCGTGTTTGTGATACCGAGCCATCGCCTTCGGAAACAATGGGCCCATCGGGAACGGACTGTTCGTTGTCAATCCAGTCCGGGCGTGTGGCGGGCAGGGTGCGTAAAAGCAGTGATTCGCTGTCGTTAAACCAGTCAAAGGGCGTTCCCATCGAAGCATTAAGCACCGGACCAATGATTCTTTTGGCCTGTGACTTTTCCGGCAGGAGCATCCAGAGTTCAACACCGTCGATTGTGGTGTGCGTAAAAGCGAGTTTGCGTTCATCAGGCGACCATTGAAAATTGCTCAATCTGGGATGGTCCGGGAGTCCGCTTACCTGCACGTCTTCCTTACTTCCCGCTTTCATTACGCGGATATTGTTGGAGTAGGTTGTGCGCGATGAGATATGCGTTTTGGGATTCACGCGGAGTCCGGCCAAACGCACCTCTTCTTCCATCAGGTCTTCGAGCGATTTATACGTTGGCCGATAGGTGAAAATCATATACTCTCCTTTGCTGTCCATCATCAGTGATGGCGGACGCTCGTAATCGGCAAGCTCAAGGATTTCGGCCGGGGGGAGTTGGTAGCTCAGGTTTTCCTGTGCGTGCGAGCTTTCTGACAAAACACATAGGATGATGAACGAAGAAAAAAGGATGCGCATAGACCTGATTTTTTTGAATTTCGGGCAAATTAACCAATTACAGAAAAACCGACCCCATATTCCGGCAGACTATGAAATTTGGTTAGTTCAGCAGGAAACTTTAAGTTTGCTTAAACCATCAAACAACCAACCATGATATTAACATTACGATTCTACTCTATTCTCTTTTGTAGTTCGCTTATCTCCTTGTCTTTAGTGGCCAATGATTGCGACTCGGATATTCCGGACTATGTTGACACCAACAGCGAGGCCTTTCAATCGGTAATTGATTCGGATCCCTTTTGCTGCACCACTGTTTGGGACGGAATTTGCCAGAATGCGTACAATAACTATTTGCCAGACGGTGAGTGTGTTGCGGCGCCCTCCAGTGTTGACACCAATAGCGAAGCCTATCAAACCGTAATTGCCAATGATCCATTCTGCTGTACTACGGTTTGGGATGGCATCTGTCAGAACGCTTACAACAACATCGGAAGCGGCTCCGGAAATGAACCAGATGCAGGAGAATGCATCGATCCGCCATCTACTGTGGATGTGGACAGCGATGCCTACATGACAGTTATAGCCAATGACCCCTTCTGCTGCACCACCTCGTGGGATGGAATTTGCCAGAACGCATACAACAGTTACATTGATTCAGGGAATGAACCCGATGACGCCGATTGTGTAACTCCCCCCGCATCTGTTGATACAGACAGTGAAGCCTATGATACAGTCATAGCCAATGACCCGTTTTGCTGCACGACGGTTTGGGACGGAATTTGCCAGAATGCCTATAACAATCTGATTGATACTGTTGATCCTGATGAAGAAGAGGATGAGGAATGTGTGCCGGTTCCCGACACCGTTGACACCAGCAGCCCGGCCTATCAGAGCGTAATTGCGAACGATCCGTTTTGCTGTAACAGCATGTGGGACGGGATATGTCAAAACGCATACAACAATTATGGTGGCACCAACCCCGATCCCGACACAGATTGTATTGTACCACCATCATCCGTTGACACAAACAGTGAGGCCTACATGACAGTTATAGCCAATGACCCCTTCTGCTGCACCACCTCGTGGGATGGAATTTGCCAAAACGCATACAATAGCTTTTTACCGGAAGGCGAATGTGTAGCCGCGCCGCCAGAAGTAGACACCAACAGTGAAGCCTATCAGGCAGTGATTACCAGCGATCCGTTCTGCTGCAACACGCAGTGGGATGCAATATGTCAAAATACATATGATGCATATTTACCAGACGGCGAATGTGTAGATCCCGGAGAAGGTGTTGACACTGAAAGTGATGCT
Protein-coding regions in this window:
- a CDS encoding S9 family peptidase — its product is MRILFSSFIILCVLSESSHAQENLSYQLPPAEILELADYERPPSLMMDSKGEYMIFTYRPTYKSLEDLMEEEVRLAGLRVNPKTHISSRTTYSNNIRVMKAGSKEDVQVSGLPDHPRLSNFQWSPDERKLAFTHTTIDGVELWMLLPEKSQAKRIIGPVLNASMGTPFDWFNDSESLLLRTLPATRPDWIDNEQSVPDGPIVSEGDGSVSQTRTYQDLLSNPIDERNFENLATAELQKVALNGSMEPFLKADLYWQTSFSPDGRYLMVTTLSRPFSYIVPFYRFPQTTTVYDMRGRVVKVVNEVPLSEVMPKGFSSVREGKRSMTWRNDEPAQLFFAEALDEGDMAKDVPFRDELYLWDAPFNGEPVPVMKTKQRFQNVLWGSDQLAVVSDFWYDTRNTITYFFNPSNAEELPREVFERNYQDVYADPGSFEMKRNEWGRYVLFIEDNQAYLTGAGHTPEGQFPFLDALNLETLETNRLYQSDYTDKVENLTGFYQDDRNRLLVRIQSPTEFPNYFVRHLEDGSLKQLTYYENPFEALNNVHKEVINYQRVDGVELSGTLYLPADYKPESGEKLPLLIWAYPREYKDKSTAGQSTQNPNTFTYPYYGSFVYWVTRGYAVLDNAAFPIVGEGETEPNDTFIEQLVWNAEAAINAVDDMGFIDPSRVGVGGHSYGAFMTANLLTHSNLFACGIARSGAYNRTLTPFGFQSEQRNYWDAPEIYHTMSPFMNAHKMKIPMLLTHGEADNNPGTFTLQTERYFQALKNLGAPVRMVILPKESHGYVAKPNIMHLLWEQDRFLEQHLKKTGITE
- a CDS encoding T9SS C-terminal target domain-containing protein, which produces MILTLRFYSILFCSSLISLSLVANDCDSDIPDYVDTNSEAFQSVIDSDPFCCTTVWDGICQNAYNNYLPDGECVAAPSSVDTNSEAYQTVIANDPFCCTTVWDGICQNAYNNIGSGSGNEPDAGECIDPPSTVDVDSDAYMTVIANDPFCCTTSWDGICQNAYNSYIDSGNEPDDADCVTPPASVDTDSEAYDTVIANDPFCCTTVWDGICQNAYNNLIDTVDPDEEEDEECVPVPDTVDTSSPAYQSVIANDPFCCNSMWDGICQNAYNNYGGTNPDPDTDCIVPPSSVDTNSEAYMTVIANDPFCCTTSWDGICQNAYNSFLPEGECVAAPPEVDTNSEAYQAVITSDPFCCNTQWDAICQNTYDAYLPDGECVDPGEGVDTESDAYQYVISNDSFCCNYNWDNICQNAYNNFGGTIESPFIPITPVDDFTFQFFPNPSNGMIQIVLDNPDPMEPVFVRITGMTGQLLLSQQINMDTPGALYPMDVNQLASGMYLISVQHRDQIHSKPMVKQ